TACCATCACTCCTTTTcttgtggtgggggggggggggggtgggggtcctCTCATGTGAGAAAATCTTTGGGTAGGAGGATTAAATGCAAATTGTTGttaaaattttcataatttaactTCATATGTGTACTACAATTTCTTATTCTTAGCGTCTGTTATTTAATGTAAGCCGTTTGGAAGAAAGGCTTTATATTTGGAGGAGGGGTTGGGTTGGATAGATAGGGTACGAGACtgcgcacccccccccccccgcggaGATACGCCCTGCTTCTTTCAATGACGAGTAAGTATGACCTATAATAACGATTTTTTtccacaaagaaacaaacaaacaaaaaatgctataaggaatacaaaatatgataacCATAAAATACCAAAGATGCCTCAAGAATTACACAGTCAAGTTATGTTAAAAGTTTAAgattttgttaaatgttttaattgttttaatgaacCGAATACATACCTGGTTCCAGCTGATAGCAATCATTTTCGGACTTACAAACTTCACCAACGGAGTACCTGGTCTCAAGAGATGCTTTAACGTTGGTAATCTACATATTCATAGAATTAATAACAGGGAAAATTACAAAAAGTTGGCAATgcattgtaatatttttattaataatcataCCAACATGACATTTGGAGAAACTAATACTTTAATTTCAATAAAGTGATATGACTTAACTTATAGGCGCATTGTAATCGTTAATTGTCTCCTTCATCGAGCCGGAATAATTTGGATTTACGCAATTTTTAGTAAATACTTATTAAATAATCATAAAGTGGGCGTTATCCTATAAAGCATAAGCTAAAAGTTCATTGATTCAAGTatgcatgtttataatttaGTCATAGCTATTGTTGAATTTGTGTGCACTTGAAAAGTCTGTATGCTTTTATTGTTGGTTCGTTGTTGTTTATAGTAAacttattacaatatatatgaatggcATGGATTTTTGTTGATGGGGTTAATCATCCCCTTCACAAATTAACCGTACGGTGGTCCTAAAGGGACAGAGAGTAACAACAATACAACGGCACCATACATCTTAAATGTTTAGGTTCGCGACTTAAGGTACTTTATACATATGTAAATATCTTATtaatatatgaatgaaataagCTTCAATTGTTGGTTCGTAATGTTACACTGACGTGACGTGTTGACAAAATTGGTCAATTTCGAGATTTTCTTTGCTACATTAAAGTAATTAATCAATCATTGTTATGTGAAGTCGTATAATTTATGGTAACGCATTAAAATTATCTCGTGTGTCCCGTCGGGGCCACCGTATTGCCGTACGCGAATATAATCCTTTCTGCTAATCCTGAAATCGTTAAGAACTCATTTATATATTACTTGTAATAATTATCTTGATATTTCCTATGGCTTATTTAGTTCTCTACAGATACTTTAGTTAAGCCAGATATTTTTAGAAGTAAGTTTTATTACTAAACATCGATCAGATTCTTTATTTGAAACAATATATGAGTAAATGTCGTCGTCAGCTCACCTCTGTCAGTTTCTCCTGATCCTCAAGGGCGGCATCGCCGATGTAAAGTAATTTTTCTATCTGCCGGTTCGTATCATAAGTAAAGGAAGTTCGGTCAAACTGTGCAAATGTCCTTTGCCATCTTTTATCGAAGGCAGCGGTGTGGAGATCTGCTTCAACCTTCAAAGACACAGAAAAAGTATGGAATCACAGACTAAACACATGAGTGGAATCACAGACTAACCACAAGAGTTGAATCACAGACTAAACACATGAGTGAAATGACAGACCTAACATAAGAGTGGAATCACAGACAAACACATGAGTGGAATCACAGACCAAACACAAGAGAGGAATGTCAGACCTAACACAACAGTGGAATCACAGACCTAACACAGGAGTGGAATCACAGACCTAACATAAAAGAGGAATCACAGACCAAACAAAAGAGTGGAATCGCACACCTAACAAAACAGTGAAAGGGTAGACCTAACACAATAGTGTGAAATGACCAACTAAACTCAAATGGCGCGGGgcggcggggggaggggggggggtaagcaaAGCCAGAAAATAAATGGACGCGAGCTGTAGGTGTTTTATCTGTATAAGGTGTTAGTAGTATACTGCTGATGACATCAATTTTTAgcatgctttcaaatattttcttggAGAGACTGCACGGAGGCCTGgagcttcccccccccccaaacaaaagagcaacaaaacaacaagttcacaaataaacaaacagaaaagatACAAACTTACACTTTTTAGTTGGTTGTACTCCGTGATATTTGTGTAGTAAGTCCAGGCGGCCTCGCTTGCCGCCGAGTACTCCACCTGAGCTTCCTCGTTAAACTGATCGAGGAGCTCCAGGGCTTGATCTTCGTCTGTGTTTGAACCTACGTTTTAAGGTAATTGGGGTAAAAGGGCGTACATCATAATGAAATGACTAAAGTGTGTacatggcatatatatatatatatatatatatatatatatatatatatataaagatatatatatatatatatatatatatatatatatatatatatatatatatatatatggaaccaCCACACAACATCCCACCGCCACTCTCAAAGACAGTTTCCCTTAACAATTCATTTTCTATATTTCAACATTATTGTACTCAATGACTGCAGTTATTCTGATAGACCCGTAGTCCCTTGAAGTCTTTACCTTTGTCAACGTTTATTATGTAAATACACTACATTATTCTGTATCCCGTATTACCCCAGCAAGCCTAGTTTTTCCCGGACACTGGGACTGTGTCACCCTAACCTCCCTATCGTCAGGTCTGGGTCTTACCAGCAGCTGCCCATCCCAGTACATCACCGTTAGCTCGATTTTGCTCGTCCAACCAGTCAATCAGTGGCTTAAAGTAATTGATGAGTGGGAGAGCACTCATATCACGTGACCCTACGATCGCTTCTAGGGCATCCGGCCAGGGTTTACTGGTCCCTAACTTAAGCATATTTCTGTGGAAGGAAGAATCTGTGACTGATGAAAAGTGACAAAATTAGAATCGCTATATAGCTGTACCAGATCATGGTATGAGCTATATACCTTATCGCACACACCCCTAAAATTCCATATATTTAGCCTAGATACGACAGGTGTTAGAAAAATTACGCGTCTTAAAAAGCCCCCACCCTtaacccccaacccccacacacactcacacacacacaattctCAAACCATCCCGTCTCCTCCTCTTCGCATCCCCTCTGAACTCTCCCTTGTAAGAATATGTTCAAATGAAAATAGCAGGATTAATTACTAATCAGatatattatgaaatatattataatgtacaatatattataaatatattaaatgttgCAATAAAACGAACAGAATAGTAACTTATAAAAGTCTAAATTTCGATAAATTGTTGGTAATTTATTAAACGTAGAACGTTTGTTCGAATCTTACGCAGAAATATTGATAACGTTCCGAGCTATGAGCATGGATACCTTAAGGGTTGAGTTTTATGAAGAAATGTTTCTTAGGCTACAGATTAATTAAACAGCAAGAGTCCCGAAAAACATTGGTTCCCGTTCTGTACCCCTTTAAATATCACATATATTAAACACACTCACAAAGGTTTGCTTTTCCATTGTTAAAATCCACGTAATATAACGTTAACAATACCCCCAATAGAATTCCTTCTGGGGACTTCGAATTCCACAGTCAGactacaaaacaagtgcacataCACACGCGTACACTTTCAATAGTTTGTGAGTGGATATACGTACGCGAGTTTGGTACCGGCTTCCAGCGATTCATAAATATCACATTTGTGAAGAGGACCTGTATGCCCCGATGCATTGCAAAGTGCTTCGTGAAACTGGAATTGTAAAATCCGGCTCACAAAATACCTGTTGGAAGTAGGAtggaattaaattaaaaattatctGTTCActtgaaatgttttgttatCCCCTTTTCTACctttaagaaataatttatcaCATTGGTCAATGAGACTATAACTTCAAGATAAGAGATCTGAACAGttcttttattatttcataagcaaaaatcaacaacaacaaacataacAAAGCAAAATtccaaaaccaaaaccaaacaagtaaataaacaaaacagacagacatatacTTAGGCCAACACAAATCACCGTCAACACCACAAATCAACACAACAAGTCAACAAATCAACACAAATCACACAAATCACCGGTGAAGAATGGATATCGCATTGACGAATTAACCTTATGACAAGATGGGaacgttttattttatttcatcttaTTATTTTTGGCTGTTTCATATTCAGAATGTCTTGTCAACGTGTAAAAAAATCCGAACAAAACCATAAAGATCAAGCTTATATTATTTGTATTGGAATATTCTAATACTACCATGTCTTTGTGCTATCAGTTaatgttgtatttctatacCACTTTTATGGTTGTCTGACGCATGGGCCCAAATCCTGacggggacagcgggacgcgtccccaccaactgtttcagtggtggggacatgatatacagTGTCCAACCATATTTATCTTGACCAAACgatgcatttcaagttcccctgtattgaattttggcgcagtttgatccagcattgtgcaaatgacatgcagcagttcttattttattatatttatccacagttattaaatataggacggaaatcgcatttgcggtctataattgttttctgggagaggaccccggacccatcgtatacaaaagtctacttggattatttgtcccctgattttttttttctgcagacgcccatgtattccccaaactaaatttctaagccatgagatctaaaacttaaggagatttgggagcatcattgggtctgggaagtgttatttccggcgatctgggaggtttATTTGCCAACACATTTCTTGTTACGCTatgcgcgaacccatggtcgcgctccgcttagaattatatcagagaacagacatgCGTGCCCACCATtttccaagactgatctgcgcccatgggcTGACGTATATCTTGCTCGTGCATGCCAAGTTACCAAAGCGACAATGATTTGGTTTACCAATTACCTGATGTAGGGCGTGGATGCTGGAATGTGGTACTTGGCGGCTGGATCAAAATCATCCTCTGTCCTCTCAACAGGTGGAACGAGACCTTGATACTTCAGTCTGGAAGAAACGGGGGGAAAATGAAGTCAAAATATGATAGAAAGATCGAAAATCAGGAGTAATCAGATATTATTCAATTAATTTATCTCATGTTTTACTGTCCCCAATTAGAACATTTATTTACTAAAACACTAAGACAATTGACCTTCTTCCTGTAACCCTCGTCATCGCCTCGGTGTACTGCAGTTCATAAATGACCGCGAGCACTTGGTCAAAATGATTCcacaattatttttttgtagaaaacaaacatgtttgcatgtagaaaacaaacatgtttgcATAAATCTGGTATTGTCTTTAAATAGTTTACCTAAGTTCCCACTACTTGGTGTTATGTATCCAAGAAACACATGCAATAAAGACGAGATATTTTCCAAGTGGGAAAACATTTATGGTTGTCAAGCTTCGATTATGGACATAACTGAAGGCTGGTCTATAAGCTATATATCCGTTTTGAAAGACCTTGTTGCTATTGACCAACCTTCCCGATTCTCCAACCTCATCAGAGGTACGGGCATATTATGATTACTCGTGGTTACGATATATCATCCAAACATATTTTGTGGTCGGTCGTATTATTCCACAAGCTCATCACATGTGTGTTTTGGAGGTCCTACCTGAGTTCCCACCACTTGGTATTATATTCCTCGGGAGGGGTGTCTCCTCGGAACACGCTCCACCTCCATTGGTCCATCAGATAACCGAAGGGAAGGAAAGCAATTTTCTCCAAAGCAGTGATCATTAAGTAGTTCAAATCGACTTCTGCGAGGAGAAAGGTTTGTCAGAGATGATAGATATTATTGTTAATTAAGGAATGATTATTTTGTTATGAGCTACCATTATTACTCTATGGGCACAAAGCGTTTTATTGAAGATATCCTTTTTCTTGACATTCGCAGATTCTGTGTAGTATAAGTTCCCTTTCTATGGGACTCATGATACGCATGTGATTATTATCACACTGTCACAGTCTTggtgcaaggggactggggtcgAGGTTAGGTCAGTTAAGTAGATTCGTTTTCGTTTCATGATTCTTTCCTTCGGcgacttttcttttaaaaaaagaacAGCTTCAGGTTGTAGCAGCACGCAACTGTTTCGTTTTCCATCAACCTCTGATGTGTTGTCACTTTGGAGAACCTTACAGTGGAGACGGAGCCGTGTAAAACATAAGCGGAACCGGGAACCTGTTTCACCttcataattgccctctttacAAAGAACACAGTAGAACATGTAAACAATATTGCTAGAATCACATGAAAGGGAAGGGGATCAACATTTGGAATTTTAACCACAGTGATTCTAgcaaaattataacaaaaaaaaatgaaaatggggTGTCATTTCGccctaatttttgtttaaatttacttTATATTTCGTTCACTTTTCTATTCATGAgcctaatgaatattcatgaacatCATTACTATcaccagccagttgggacagttTTCCAATGCTTATATCACTACATACTGTCCTCTAAAATCACGCATCGAAGCACtaatactgacagtatgaacagttcctaacttgTATCTGCCAGAAATAGGATATGCATACTGCTGGTGCTGTCATTTGTAGTGTTTTGAAGCATAATTGAGTATAGAATATATAGAAAGAAAATTGGCTCAACTGGGTTATTATCAAAGCAGCTTGGGTCAATTTTCCAGTGTTAGTAGCACCctttatactgtcctctcaAATGTATCAAAGCACAGTATGAACGGTGCCAAACCTTTACCTgattgaaacatgatattcatactgccgTTGCTGTAAGTAGGAGTGCTTGAAACATAACACTGACATACAGTTAATCAAAAGCATTGTCCCAACTGCATGGGTGATTTTCCTTACTAAGATAAATATACCCTTACTTGGGTCATCCAGTAACTCCGGCAGAAGACCTACAGCATAGAGATGTTTGGGTGTGGTCACAGAGAGTGCGAGGACGTCACCGACTGCCTCATGAAATCCTGGGTTAGCTCCTCCTCGATACACGATCGGTTGGTCCTTGTATTGTAAAAAGTATTCAATGTGTCCCATTTCGTGATGCACCGTACTAAAGTCATCCGTGGTGACGTCAGTGCATTGTTTAATTCTATACGAATAATaagtaatgataatataataaaatgaatacGAAATTCTACACGAAATTCATGAATAATTGTGACCGTGGATTTTTGGTTTTAATCTATATATGGATAAAACGTTACCTATTGAAGCCAACGGTAAAAGAGTCCAAACTAATGCATTCGTTATCAATACCCagtaggcctacactttttGTCGTTTTGGgcaatataaaaataaatcaaatcaattgGCTATTTAAAAAGCTTCATGTCATCATACTACCTCACCGTCGTCATTGTCATGGCAAtagtcatcgtcatcgtcacaTCATTGctgtcgtcgtcgtcgtcgtcgtcgtcgtcgtcgtcgtcgtcgtcatcatcatcatcatcatcatcatcatcatcatcatcatcatcatcatcatcatcatcatcatcatcatcatcatcatcatcatcatcatcatcatcattgctgtcgtcatcgtcattgtcatcatcgtcatctgCATTGTCATTGCTGTCGTCATTTCACTGTCTCTGCTGTCGTCATTTCCATCGTCACTGCTGtcttcatcgtcatcgtcatcgccatcgtAATCGTCATTGttgtcgtcatcgtcatcatcgacGTTGTCGTCTGAGAAATGCACTACTTGGTGTCCATCCGTTTGAGGAGAGTCGTTTGAGAAATACGTCGGAAAGTATTTCTCCGTCGATCGAGAAATTGACTACTAGATGCTACATACGTTTGACATGAGACTAGTGTACTTGTTATGTATTTTTTAACTATAGGGGGAAGTTAATTTGACACAGTACTAACGGACAGGACGTGGAGCCAAAAATGGGGTAGGGTAACTTGATTTGGGGAGGGGGCATCTTTAAGTCTTAAGAGAGGCGATCTTTAAGTTTTATTTCTCTGACTAACCTGAAATCCTTGCCATTAGAGAAATCCCAAGCAGATGCGTGACAAACCACTGATCGTCCGTCCGTAGGTTTTTCAATCATCGACTTGTTCCAGAACTCTTCAGGCATTTCGATCAGACCGAGTGACGTGAAAAACTCTTCCGACGCTTTAAACATTCTCAGTGCCGTGTAATCCTAAATGAGATGAATATTTCTATAAGCTGCAAGTAGTATTACAACAATATACAAATATCTATACTAattcattcttcttcttctttgttttttttttataaattctagTAACTCAACTATAGACATGTTCTTTTAAACTCCTATGAAGAACAAAGCACCAATGTTCACACTCACCGCCATATGTTCTTCTCTTGATACACATTTATAGTGCAATGGAAGCAAATGGAAACATAAAAACATCATTTGAAGCCATTCAATTTGGGATTTATGTTGCATCAACTTGAGAAACAGACTAAATGAcactttttaagaaaattaaTCCACAATAGAGCCTTTGCATGAAAACCAAGCAAattgcaaccccccccccccccacggccagtccccttacatcgagactgtaaccgtaTGATAATGACGATGTCATGTCAAATGAGTGTCACGAGTGAACTAACATTATAACATGGGTGTTATACTGAGTAGACCAGTCACTTAAATGAATAAGCTTCAGATAATTATAAATAAAGTGATTTTGTCGGCTGTTAAGTTTAACAGTGACATGGGAGGGTATATCCAGTCTGTGTTTCCCCATTTCAAACGATTAACTTCGCATTAATAAGTTGTAATTGCTGTGTCTAAGTATTTAATCAGTTTTTAATTTGCCTCTAACCCATTGAATAGGAATTGTACTGTTATGTTCACATTAAGTTGCCTGTATACCTTTACCTGTTCTAGTAAAGCTTCCGTGATGTCAATACTCGGCACATCTGGATACGGAATGCAGAGGTCAATGATGTTACCCCAAGTCTGAGCCCACATGTTACCTGGTGAAAAAAACAGCTCAAGTTCTATTGAAAATCGCtgacatttttggatatatacagtagctaatTTTAGTTACAAAACAATGGTTAAACGCGGCTTTGAAAGTTGTTAAGTTTGTTCCATGTTGCCATACATCACGAAACTATTATTTGCGACGCGTATGTATATGCCatgagaaatataaaaaaaaacaccaattGGTTTTATTTTGAATGAGTAATATTACCTAATATATGAGCTGGAATCGGTCCTGTAATGTCGATCTTGTCCGGACCATAATGTTCGTATAACTTTCTCCTGACGTAGGCATGTAACTGTAAATACAGAGGGCCTAACTCATCGTACAGTCGTTCCATCTGCTCTTCAAAATCGGCGGTTTCATACCAAGAACGCCAGTAGGCGCCAGAATCCGGTTGATCTGTGTAGAGAAGAGAATGAAGTACAACAGTGTTCATAAACTCGAGTATGCGGATAATGGGCGCTGGAGAGGGTGAGCCGTGAAGCAAGGAGAGGGGCTGAAAGGTGTGCGGTGTGtggaaggggcggggggggggagtaaattTGTACAGAATACACAGGTTCAATTTTTTGCGGGACATTGTCGAGGCGATTGTGTGGTTACTTCCTCCAATGAAAGTCACATGTTCCACTGGCATTTGAAGTTTGATTCCCCTACCTACCCCAATTGAAACCTCTTGCACCGCCTCTATATAGTCGGTGGTATACTACCAGGTCTTGATGTGCAGCACCCTCTCAGTTCAACTATTTGCCTCCttaccaccccaccccttccttctCGGCAAAAACACACAGACATTTCTTGCAACACAACCCCATAATAAATAACCGTGCTATAAGAAAAAGGCGAAATTGTTTTCCTAACTAAGACTAATCCCTATAAGGGATCTTTAGACAGAATTATACTCTTGATTAGTTAAAGtctaagaaagaaaagaaaaaatgagtAATCCAGCAGCTCGTTTTTAGTCGATATGGGTTTAGCTATATAGAGCAGTGCATCAGATGATTGATTAtctgtttgatttctttttaaaatatatttgtttttaaagcaTTTTGATGAAGGTACACATTTTAGTTCTATATGATCTTTCCAAATCGCTGCTATAGCCGCCTAAAAGTGGAAGTGTTATTCATACATACTATTAATCACATACATGCACAGtgacaaaacaattgaaaaaaactaCACACGTCTTTTGGTACtattaatgaaattattatGTGAAATTAgttgaaaccaatgccatggCTTATCAAACCAATTGACTACATTATAGAGGGAGTATATTATCAAATAAAATCATGATATCATTCAAAATCAATCCTTAATAGTACAGTATATGGAGGTCCTTATAAGCAGGAATTCTGACCTGGGGTATACCTACTATTTAAAAAGGCGGACAACCAATTTAAAGATGAGCAAAATATTGTGTATTGTAACTTGTGATATTTCTTGTAcacatggtggggggggggggaatatggTGTGGGGTTGGGTTGATGGGTGGTACACAGGGTCTTCTGCAAGGTggtgggtggtggtggtgggggagggggagggggtagagcACGAACTTGAGTTAGTAATTTTAATAAGTAATAAGCTAAAGTGCTCGTCCATATATACTCCCTTTATTGAGCAGTTCCATCTTGACGTCTGATGACGGATTGGGAGATCCTCATTTGTCGCTATTTGAAGTTGTCTATATAATAAAGCTGACGGTTAATGCTAATAAAAGATAAACCTTCATAGTAAGAGGTGAACGAGGGCTGGAAGGGTATCCCCATTTCCCCATATTATTATACCATATAGTAAAAAAAAGACCGAAAGGTATTTAGTTATATGATCTTCCGTCTTTTACCGTTGGCCTTGGCGGCTTCGTTCTTCAGTTCTACGTAGCGAATATAGTCATCCTTTGCAGAGGGTCCAACTTCATCCCGCCAGCTTTGCCAAGCCCATAATAATTCATCATAATCACGTGAGGTGGACATGATCCGCGTGAGGCCTGAAATCAAGAAACCAAAACTAATCATAAACACGGACTgacaataggggggggggggggtccatgcCCACAGCCTCTCACAAAATATTAATTAGCAAAATATTGCATTTAGGGCTACCTGCATAGATCTTATTTAAGTTATTCATGTGCCTCAGGAAGCACAAATTGACCTTTTTTATGGGGTAGGATCTCCAAACCCCTCAGTGACCCATGTTCACTCCCACTCCTTTATAAATTCCTTCATTCGCCTCAGGTCCTTCCAAGAAAGTTCCGCTCCCTATATCTTAATCTGAATTTGAATTCTTCCTGCACCCTAGTGTACACATTATACTGCATACGAATACCATCACGACAACATTATACTACTCATTAATATTGATCTGTCTTAACGCCGAAATGTTACACTCGCCCTTGCTTATACAACTATAGCGAGGGGGTAGTTGCCAAAAGGGAAACAGCCCCAATATCCATTATAAGCTACCCTTTATGATAACAGCTGCAGGGGACAGTTCTTACTTTGAGGAGAGAATAAAATACGGTTTATGCCAAGCTATTCGGCAGTTAATATCAACTATGattcatataaaaatatatatcatgatGGCATAATTATTGTTAGCTTTCGTCGTATTGGAAAAGTGTTTCTAATGAGGGAAAACACAAATCGAACTGGCGTTTAGTATGTCGTATCATAATaagttatttataaaataaacataaaacatttaaGCCCTTCTGAGTATTAAGATATGTACGTTTTTACATTCCGATGAGAATAAATTCTGCTAACTCACCAGGCTCCAGTTCGTAACATTCTCCGGTGTCCTCTTTGCATACTTTACCAGTTGAGTAACGTGTTCTCAATGATGCCCTGGTGTTCGTTAGCTgcgaaaagaagaagaacattGCGTAAAGTTTGTGGTaccaaataaaaatatgtaggTCTAATCCCTAAGTATTGTAAAATCGGGGAAGGTAAattgaacaaaaacaaaaatgatggaGTTTCGCATACATCGTGGGTAGTCAAACCGTGGCTCGCGAGCCACTTGCGAATATAGTAAATTGACATTTATGTGCGGCTCATGGCAAGGCAAATTTGgcataaataaattgaaaaaacaTATGTGCGAAATTTATTCATGTCTTGCGACTGTCAAGAGGTTTATCGTATATGTGGAAATTTCATTACCCCAGGTATATTTATTAAAGATGCACTGAATCCATGGATACCATATGCAGTAAACAAATGACCATATTTATGTTGGCAAAGCtgacacaaatatatatatatatatatatatatatatatatatatatatatatatatatatatgtgtgtgtgtgtgtgtgtgtgtgtgttgatactagttgagactagtggaacactagtagttgtaactcggagtttcatgcgttttagcgatcgtcagacaactgatcTGATCAGTTGTCTGACGTTCCTTATGTTGTCACTgatcagttgtctgacgatcgctaaaacgcgtgaaactccgagttacaactactagtgttccactagtctcaactagtatcaacacatattccgctctgtccactggacatagagcactctgcgccaagataaacgccaaccaaccaactccctatatatgtatatatatatatatatatatatatatatatatatatatttatatatatatatatcatggtaAATCCGCACTCTACATTCACAATTACCTACAGAGATGGATCGCGTTCCTAACGAGCTCTTTACAGCGAATTTCATCTTAGCTTATATAATTAAACGAGTACTCATTAATAACTTTTGTTCTGCCATAGACATAGATTTCTAACTTAATTACACTACTACCAGCTGCCAGTCTTACGGCCAGTCAAAAATCGTGCCTTCATGTCACTCGTATTAACATTTTAAGACAGCATATTTCAAATACTGAAAACAGTTGGTTCAACGAGTAACTTAATGTATCTCGTCACGCAATACAGCACATGAGCACGACATATATTCTTGGCGGGTTGCTATAATTTATGGTATAGCATTGACATATGTGTAGGAGAc
This window of the Apostichopus japonicus isolate 1M-3 chromosome 9, ASM3797524v1, whole genome shotgun sequence genome carries:
- the LOC139974160 gene encoding angiotensin-converting enzyme-like, which encodes MSLRVIIITTLVLCWLQSSLGDGTNTNEVDAINLLERFDAEAQVEYYNSAEASWTYNTNITDYNQQKSVEASLRVANFSKHFQLLAKEFDRTSFSVDTNRKLEALLYIGDAALDDQEKLEELTNTRASLRTRYSTGKVCKEDTGECYELEPGLTRIMSTSRDYDELLWAWQSWRDEVGPSAKDDYIRYVELKNEAAKANDQPDSGAYWRSWYETADFEEQMERLYDELGPLYLQLHAYVRRKLYEHYGPDKIDITGPIPAHILGNMWAQTWGNIIDLCIPYPDVPSIDITEALLEQDYTALRMFKASEEFFTSLGLIEMPEEFWNKSMIEKPTDGRSVVCHASAWDFSNGKDFRIKQCTDVTTDDFSTVHHEMGHIEYFLQYKDQPIVYRGGANPGFHEAVGDVLALSVTTPKHLYAVGLLPELLDDPKVDLNYLMITALEKIAFLPFGYLMDQWRWSVFRGDTPPEEYNTKWWELRLKYQGLVPPVERTEDDFDPAAKYHIPASTPYIRYFVSRILQFQFHEALCNASGHTGPLHKCDIYESLEAGTKLANMLKLGTSKPWPDALEAIVGSRDMSALPLINYFKPLIDWLDEQNRANGDVLGWAAAGSNTDEDQALELLDQFNEEAQVEYSAASEAAWTYYTNITEYNQLKSVEADLHTAAFDKRWQRTFAQFDRTSFTYDTNRQIEKLLYIGDAALEDQEKLTEITNVKASLETRYSVGEVCKSENDCYQLEPGLTRIMQSSRDYDELLWAWESWRDAVGPSAKNDYIKYVELKNEAALANDQPDCGAYWRSWYEVSDLEDQVERLYNELRPLYVQLHAYVRRKLYDVYGDKIDLRGPIPAHLFGNMWAQSWGNIFDLVAPYPNAPSIDITDALVDQEYTPVKMFETSEEFFTSLGLIGMPDEFWEKSMLEKPDDGRDVVCHASAWDFYNGIDFRIKQCTDITTDDFGTVHHEMGHIEYYLQYKDLPVVYRRGANPGFHEAVGDVLALSVTTPKHLYAVGLLPELLDDDETDLNYLMLTALEKIAFLPFGYLMDQWRWSVFRGDTPPEEYNTKWWELRTKYQGVKPPVKRSSTDFDPAAKYHIPSGTPYIRYFVSSILQYQFHEALCDAAGHTGPLHKCDIYQSTEAGTKLGDMLKLGSSRPWPEALEAITGSRDMSAEPLIEFFKPLIDWLEVQNEMNGDVVGWEDDNPGSAVSYGGSWIVLLLCTLLALFN